One window from the genome of Syntrophales bacterium encodes:
- a CDS encoding enoyl-CoA hydratase/isomerase family protein, with protein MTERKEVGKVIYEKDGSIATIILNYPEKLNVMDFPGDGGICDNFYRDALGMAEEDDEIKVVLIKAAGRGFCAGHDLTRVGFVYGLEPGKTAGQQARLKVDNTWFDKTFRRLFLFPKITIAVVHGIAFGEGFFITECCDMAIAAEDAIFSHREQRLAFGGQVSPLAIMTYGLKRALDIWLTGRTVSAEEALQIGLVNRVVPNDKLDEAADNLAADLATLGRDVIAIGKASRQVTYAQVGILAGWDTTGLLHTLGTNVHWQPGEYNFFKERKNKGAKSGFHGLHGQFEE; from the coding sequence ATGACTGAAAGAAAAGAAGTGGGTAAAGTTATCTACGAGAAGGACGGCAGCATTGCAACGATTATTTTGAATTACCCGGAGAAGTTGAATGTGATGGATTTTCCAGGAGACGGGGGGATATGTGATAACTTCTACAGGGACGCACTGGGGATGGCGGAGGAGGATGACGAGATAAAGGTGGTGTTGATAAAGGCGGCCGGGAGAGGCTTCTGCGCCGGACACGACCTGACCAGGGTAGGGTTTGTGTATGGACTGGAGCCGGGAAAGACTGCCGGACAGCAGGCAAGGCTTAAAGTTGACAATACCTGGTTTGACAAGACTTTTCGCAGATTATTTCTCTTTCCCAAGATAACGATTGCCGTGGTACATGGGATAGCCTTCGGGGAAGGGTTTTTTATTACCGAGTGCTGCGATATGGCGATTGCTGCCGAGGATGCCATATTCAGTCATCGGGAGCAGAGGCTTGCCTTCGGCGGGCAGGTCTCCCCTCTGGCGATTATGACCTATGGTCTGAAGAGGGCGCTTGACATCTGGCTTACAGGCAGAACGGTGAGCGCCGAGGAAGCATTGCAGATCGGGCTGGTAAACAGAGTAGTGCCGAATGATAAGCTGGATGAGGCGGCGGATAATTTGGCCGCTGATTTGGCCACTCTGGGACGGGATGTCATTGCGATAGGCAAGGCATCACGCCAGGTAACGTATGCTCAGGTGGGAATCCTTGCCGGATGGGATACCACCGGTTTACTCCACACCCTGGGTACAAACGTGCACTGGCAGCCCGGGGAGTATAACTTCTTCAAGGAAAGGAAGAACAAAGGGGCAAAGAGTGGTTTCCACGGGCTTCATGGGCAATTTGAAGAATAG
- a CDS encoding MaoC/PaaZ C-terminal domain-containing protein, translating into MAEESVSRYWEDLEIGEEYTTPSRTVTEADIVNFAGLSGDYNELHTSEEFGKNTAFGTRIAHGLLGLAIASGLFTRTEFCLQTSKNLVAFLGLEWKFKGPIKIGDTLTVKVRVVDKKETKNPERGVYVLKREVYNQRGEMVQEGETQLMIKRRT; encoded by the coding sequence ATGGCAGAGGAATCAGTATCGAGGTACTGGGAAGACCTGGAGATTGGGGAGGAGTACACAACTCCCTCCCGCACTGTTACAGAGGCGGACATTGTAAATTTTGCCGGTCTTTCCGGAGATTACAATGAGCTTCACACCAGTGAAGAGTTTGGTAAGAATACCGCCTTTGGAACCAGGATCGCCCATGGGCTTTTAGGATTGGCCATCGCTTCCGGTCTCTTTACACGCACGGAATTTTGCCTGCAAACGTCAAAAAACCTTGTCGCCTTTCTCGGCCTGGAATGGAAATTCAAGGGGCCTATCAAGATCGGCGATACCCTTACCGTGAAGGTCCGGGTCGTGGATAAGAAGGAGACGAAAAATCCTGAGAGAGGGGTCTATGTCCTGAAGAGAGAGGTGTATAACCAGCGGGGGGAGATGGTTCAGGAGGGTGAAACCCAGTTAATGATAAAAAGAAGGACATAA
- the fabG gene encoding 3-oxoacyl-ACP reductase FabG, with protein MRVKDRVAVVTGSGRGIGETTVRRLSEEGARVIVTDVNEEGAIKVANDIKAKGGAAIAVKTDVTRIGEVEVLMERAVREFGRLDILVNNAGFNRDVLVKDMTEADWDDVIDTDLKGAFLCAKFASKYMVEQKYGKIVNISSRAWHGNPGQANYSSAKAGIIGLTKSLAWELGRYDINVNAIAPGLIATELTKSHPKFETIKERMLANQPIKRIGETIDVANTILFLVSDESSFISGEVIHVSGGRFG; from the coding sequence ATGAGAGTCAAGGACAGAGTGGCGGTTGTAACCGGCTCCGGAAGGGGCATAGGTGAAACAACAGTACGCAGGCTTTCCGAAGAGGGGGCCAGGGTTATAGTTACTGACGTAAATGAGGAAGGCGCTATCAAGGTAGCTAACGACATAAAGGCTAAGGGAGGGGCGGCCATCGCTGTAAAGACAGATGTGACCAGAATCGGTGAGGTAGAGGTCTTGATGGAAAGGGCAGTTAGAGAATTTGGAAGACTGGACATCCTGGTCAACAATGCTGGATTCAACAGAGATGTGCTGGTAAAAGATATGACGGAGGCGGACTGGGATGATGTTATTGATACCGACCTTAAAGGGGCGTTCCTCTGCGCCAAGTTTGCCTCGAAATATATGGTGGAACAAAAATATGGGAAAATCGTAAATATATCTTCCCGGGCATGGCATGGAAACCCGGGTCAGGCTAACTATTCATCTGCGAAGGCGGGGATCATAGGTCTGACCAAGTCCCTTGCCTGGGAATTGGGTCGGTATGACATAAATGTCAATGCTATCGCCCCGGGTCTGATTGCTACCGAGTTGACGAAATCTCATCCGAAGTTTGAGACGATAAAGGAGAGGATGTTAGCGAATCAGCCGATAAAGAGGATTGGTGAAACTATAGACGTGGCAAACACGATCCTCTTCCTCGTCTCAGATGAATCGAGTTTTATCTCGGGAGAAGTGATTCATGTAAGCGGGGGGAGATTCGGTTAA
- a CDS encoding CoA-transferase: protein MKERVRRVLENNFKIREYEGTDKVCELGEAIRKNVKPGMTIHFCQTGIRWCTAAIYELARQFWGKTPAFTLVGISLNHPIAVLVHGGLAKKLITSYCGDPYHTPGPNAVFQRAYREKTTEIEIWSILSVPLRLKAAAMGVAFMPTRSLIGSSMAEENREDFIIMDDPFSSGEKVGLLKALYPDISITHGWAADRYGNTLLLPPYADNMYGCMASKNGTIVTVEKIVSTDYIRQYSHLMKLPGDYVTAVCEVPFGAHPSGLSNRGISDFPVYCEDYDFVAAVCKAAKDPEEFDRWINKWVLGCRDHSEYIEKLGYERILSLKGRVHPDSWRYDVEALTKEYDSPEYTPLEMAVVVAGRKTRERIRENDYRTVLAGAGIANLAAWLAYFALKEEGFDIELMAEIGIYGYTPTPFDPAVFNHRNFPSCKAMTDIHDVMGIFLSGSRNRCIGTLAVGEIDRYGNINITKIPEKLLYIVGSGGANDIASSAREVIAIAVQMEGRFVDKVSYITSPGKVVKTLVSTLGLFEKIGDDQEFTLTGYFRNPQFNTPEDHVRQIRENCGWDLKVSSHPEEIPPPSLEELILLRMFDPRKYYL, encoded by the coding sequence ATGAAGGAGAGAGTCAGAAGGGTATTAGAAAATAATTTCAAGATAAGGGAATACGAAGGGACAGACAAGGTATGTGAGCTGGGTGAGGCCATAAGGAAGAACGTAAAGCCCGGGATGACCATACATTTCTGCCAGACCGGTATCAGGTGGTGCACGGCGGCCATATACGAGCTGGCAAGGCAATTCTGGGGGAAAACCCCCGCTTTTACGCTGGTCGGTATATCGTTAAACCATCCCATTGCAGTCCTGGTGCATGGGGGGTTGGCAAAGAAGCTCATTACCAGTTACTGTGGAGATCCCTATCATACACCGGGACCGAATGCCGTCTTTCAAAGGGCATATAGGGAAAAAACAACGGAAATAGAGATCTGGTCTATCTTATCCGTGCCCTTGAGGTTGAAGGCCGCCGCCATGGGGGTGGCCTTCATGCCGACGAGATCGCTGATCGGAAGCAGCATGGCGGAAGAGAACAGAGAGGATTTCATTATCATGGATGATCCCTTTTCCAGCGGGGAAAAGGTCGGGCTGCTAAAGGCCCTCTATCCCGATATCTCCATAACCCACGGCTGGGCTGCGGATAGATACGGGAATACACTGCTTCTCCCGCCGTACGCGGATAACATGTATGGGTGTATGGCAAGCAAAAACGGAACTATTGTGACGGTGGAAAAGATAGTATCCACAGATTATATAAGGCAATACTCCCACCTCATGAAACTCCCGGGGGATTATGTAACGGCAGTGTGTGAGGTCCCCTTCGGTGCGCATCCCAGTGGACTGTCCAACAGAGGTATCAGTGATTTCCCCGTTTATTGCGAGGATTATGACTTTGTGGCTGCGGTATGCAAGGCGGCGAAGGACCCGGAAGAGTTTGACAGATGGATAAATAAATGGGTCCTGGGGTGTAGGGACCATAGTGAATATATCGAGAAGCTGGGTTACGAGAGAATCCTTAGCCTGAAAGGCAGGGTCCATCCCGATTCATGGCGGTATGATGTGGAGGCGCTTACAAAGGAGTATGACTCTCCCGAGTATACCCCCTTGGAGATGGCCGTTGTCGTTGCCGGGCGGAAGACAAGAGAGAGGATTAGAGAAAATGATTACAGAACGGTCCTTGCCGGGGCGGGGATCGCCAATCTTGCCGCCTGGCTTGCCTATTTTGCCCTGAAGGAGGAAGGATTTGACATAGAACTCATGGCGGAGATAGGGATATACGGTTACACCCCCACACCCTTTGATCCGGCCGTCTTTAACCACCGGAATTTCCCCTCCTGCAAGGCGATGACAGACATCCATGATGTGATGGGAATATTTCTGAGCGGTTCGAGAAACAGGTGCATCGGGACCCTCGCGGTGGGTGAGATAGACAGGTACGGCAATATCAATATCACAAAGATCCCCGAGAAACTCTTATACATCGTCGGATCAGGGGGGGCAAATGATATCGCCAGTTCCGCCAGGGAGGTGATCGCCATCGCCGTCCAGATGGAGGGAAGGTTTGTAGATAAGGTGAGTTACATTACCTCCCCGGGGAAAGTTGTAAAGACACTGGTATCTACGCTGGGTCTCTTCGAAAAGATAGGGGACGATCAGGAATTTACCCTTACCGGTTATTTCCGAAACCCCCAGTTTAACACCCCGGAAGACCACGTCCGTCAGATCAGGGAGAACTGTGGCTGGGATTTAAAGGTTTCTTCCCATCCGGAGGAGATACCCCCACCAAGCTTGGAAGAATTGATTTTACTGAGGAT